One genomic window of Leopardus geoffroyi isolate Oge1 chromosome C3, O.geoffroyi_Oge1_pat1.0, whole genome shotgun sequence includes the following:
- the LOC123585923 gene encoding SLAM family member 9-like isoform X3, which produces MGAHSEDPHLCWASRLLGFSSLVLTLGAFSTVVNGSGTHGSQVDDSGNVVSVKGTQGSSVSFHVTRSPESLPGLKLETISWAIKNKSDYLLLLQVSSGEDVPKWVNFQDKLEKRVHVVNTTTLRIDNLTLEDSGQYWARVSLTGGRETNRYFHLTVYEPMPRPQILAETPSITPDWCNVTLECHAPGTREDVNVSWESKVLPRELEQRGVPGPAPNPWTLALKLPLSQPSPSITCVVSNPGDRKTATRDLGEVCAHGSHGPDGSAHLPAILGALVVVLLILGAGLFLLCSRRRKQSLEPGRGRVRGNHISNRRHRSRQSTVRSATQARS; this is translated from the exons ATGGGAGCCCACTCAGAAGACCCCCACCTGTGCTGGGCCTCCCGGCTCCTGGGGTTCAGCAGCCTCGTCCTCA CCCTAGGCGCCTTCAGCACTGTGGTCAACGGTTCTGGAACCCATGGATCTCAAGTGGACGATTCTGGAAACGTGGTTTCTGTGAAGGGAACTCAAGGAAGTTCTGTGTCGTTTCATGTGACCCGAAGTCCAGAATCACTTCCAGGACTCAAGCTGGAGACGATTTCTTGGGCCATTAAAAACAAGTCCGACTACCTACTTCTCCTGCAAGTGTCTTCTGGGGAAGATGTTCCAAAATGGGTCAACTTCCAGGACAAGCTCGAGAAGAGGGTCCATGTGGTCAACACCACGACCCTGAGGATTGACAACCTGACCCTTGAGGACAGTGGGCAGTACTGGGCTCGAGTCTCCTTAACTGGAGGAAGAGAAACGAACCGGTATTTCCACCTCACTGTCTACG agcccaTGCCCCGCCCCCAGATCCTGGCCGAGACTCCATCCATCACACCAGACTGGTGCAATGTCACCCTGGAGTGCCATGCCCCGGGAACCAGAGAGGACGTGAATGTGTCCTGGGAGAGCAAGGTCCTCCCCAGGGAGCTGGAGCAGAGAGGGGTCCCAGGACCGGCCCCCAACCCCTGGACCCTGGCTCTGAAGCTGCCCCTgagccagcccagccccagcatcACCTGTGTGGTCAGCAACCCGGGGGACCGGAAAACTGCCACCCGGGACCTTGGGGAAGTCTGTGCCCACG GTTCACATGGGCCGGACGGGTCTGCCCACCTGCCAGCTATCCTGGGGGCTCTTGTGGTCGTGCTGCTGATCCTCGGAGCTGGACTGTTCCTTCTGTGCTCACGTAGGAGGaagcagagcttggagcctgggagaGGCAG GGTTCGGGGGAACCACATCTCGAACAGGAGACACCGCTCACGACAGTCTACAGTGAGGTCCGCCACCCAGGCCAGGTCTTGA
- the LOC123585923 gene encoding SLAM family member 9-like isoform X1 yields MGAHSEDPHLCWASRLLGFSSLVLTLGAFSTVVNGSGTHGSQVDDSGNVVSVKGTQGSSVSFHVTRSPESLPGLKLETISWAIKNKSDYLLLLQVSSGEDVPKWVNFQDKLEKRVHVVNTTTLRIDNLTLEDSGQYWARVSLTGGRETNRYFHLTVYEPMPRPQILAETPSITPDWCNVTLECHAPGTREDVNVSWESKVLPRELEQRGVPGPAPNPWTLALKLPLSQPSPSITCVVSNPGDRKTATRDLGEVCAHGSHGPDGSAHLPAILGALVVVLLILGAGLFLLCSRRRKQSLEPGRGSQEEHRDRFVRVHRAGKMSQDHRKQGSGEPHLEQETPLTTVYSEVRHPGQVLRVI; encoded by the exons ATGGGAGCCCACTCAGAAGACCCCCACCTGTGCTGGGCCTCCCGGCTCCTGGGGTTCAGCAGCCTCGTCCTCA CCCTAGGCGCCTTCAGCACTGTGGTCAACGGTTCTGGAACCCATGGATCTCAAGTGGACGATTCTGGAAACGTGGTTTCTGTGAAGGGAACTCAAGGAAGTTCTGTGTCGTTTCATGTGACCCGAAGTCCAGAATCACTTCCAGGACTCAAGCTGGAGACGATTTCTTGGGCCATTAAAAACAAGTCCGACTACCTACTTCTCCTGCAAGTGTCTTCTGGGGAAGATGTTCCAAAATGGGTCAACTTCCAGGACAAGCTCGAGAAGAGGGTCCATGTGGTCAACACCACGACCCTGAGGATTGACAACCTGACCCTTGAGGACAGTGGGCAGTACTGGGCTCGAGTCTCCTTAACTGGAGGAAGAGAAACGAACCGGTATTTCCACCTCACTGTCTACG agcccaTGCCCCGCCCCCAGATCCTGGCCGAGACTCCATCCATCACACCAGACTGGTGCAATGTCACCCTGGAGTGCCATGCCCCGGGAACCAGAGAGGACGTGAATGTGTCCTGGGAGAGCAAGGTCCTCCCCAGGGAGCTGGAGCAGAGAGGGGTCCCAGGACCGGCCCCCAACCCCTGGACCCTGGCTCTGAAGCTGCCCCTgagccagcccagccccagcatcACCTGTGTGGTCAGCAACCCGGGGGACCGGAAAACTGCCACCCGGGACCTTGGGGAAGTCTGTGCCCACG GTTCACATGGGCCGGACGGGTCTGCCCACCTGCCAGCTATCCTGGGGGCTCTTGTGGTCGTGCTGCTGATCCTCGGAGCTGGACTGTTCCTTCTGTGCTCACGTAGGAGGaagcagagcttggagcctgggaga GGATCCCAGGAAGAGCACAGGGACCGTTTTGTTCGCGTCCACCGTGCGGGGAAGATGTCCCAAGACCACAGGAAGCAG GGTTCGGGGGAACCACATCTCGAACAGGAGACACCGCTCACGACAGTCTACAGTGAGGTCCGCCACCCAGGCCAGGTCTTGAGGGTGATTTAA
- the LOC123585923 gene encoding SLAM family member 9-like isoform X2, with protein sequence MGAHSEDPHLCWASRLLGFSSLVLSAFSTVVNGSGTHGSQVDDSGNVVSVKGTQGSSVSFHVTRSPESLPGLKLETISWAIKNKSDYLLLLQVSSGEDVPKWVNFQDKLEKRVHVVNTTTLRIDNLTLEDSGQYWARVSLTGGRETNRYFHLTVYEPMPRPQILAETPSITPDWCNVTLECHAPGTREDVNVSWESKVLPRELEQRGVPGPAPNPWTLALKLPLSQPSPSITCVVSNPGDRKTATRDLGEVCAHGSHGPDGSAHLPAILGALVVVLLILGAGLFLLCSRRRKQSLEPGRGSQEEHRDRFVRVHRAGKMSQDHRKQGSGEPHLEQETPLTTVYSEVRHPGQVLRVI encoded by the exons ATGGGAGCCCACTCAGAAGACCCCCACCTGTGCTGGGCCTCCCGGCTCCTGGGGTTCAGCAGCCTCGTCCTCA GCGCCTTCAGCACTGTGGTCAACGGTTCTGGAACCCATGGATCTCAAGTGGACGATTCTGGAAACGTGGTTTCTGTGAAGGGAACTCAAGGAAGTTCTGTGTCGTTTCATGTGACCCGAAGTCCAGAATCACTTCCAGGACTCAAGCTGGAGACGATTTCTTGGGCCATTAAAAACAAGTCCGACTACCTACTTCTCCTGCAAGTGTCTTCTGGGGAAGATGTTCCAAAATGGGTCAACTTCCAGGACAAGCTCGAGAAGAGGGTCCATGTGGTCAACACCACGACCCTGAGGATTGACAACCTGACCCTTGAGGACAGTGGGCAGTACTGGGCTCGAGTCTCCTTAACTGGAGGAAGAGAAACGAACCGGTATTTCCACCTCACTGTCTACG agcccaTGCCCCGCCCCCAGATCCTGGCCGAGACTCCATCCATCACACCAGACTGGTGCAATGTCACCCTGGAGTGCCATGCCCCGGGAACCAGAGAGGACGTGAATGTGTCCTGGGAGAGCAAGGTCCTCCCCAGGGAGCTGGAGCAGAGAGGGGTCCCAGGACCGGCCCCCAACCCCTGGACCCTGGCTCTGAAGCTGCCCCTgagccagcccagccccagcatcACCTGTGTGGTCAGCAACCCGGGGGACCGGAAAACTGCCACCCGGGACCTTGGGGAAGTCTGTGCCCACG GTTCACATGGGCCGGACGGGTCTGCCCACCTGCCAGCTATCCTGGGGGCTCTTGTGGTCGTGCTGCTGATCCTCGGAGCTGGACTGTTCCTTCTGTGCTCACGTAGGAGGaagcagagcttggagcctgggagaGGC TCCCAGGAAGAGCACAGGGACCGTTTTGTTCGCGTCCACCGTGCGGGGAAGATGTCCCAAGACCACAGGAAGCAG GGTTCGGGGGAACCACATCTCGAACAGGAGACACCGCTCACGACAGTCTACAGTGAGGTCCGCCACCCAGGCCAGGTCTTGAGGGTGATTTAA
- the LOC123585923 gene encoding SLAM family member 9-like isoform X4, giving the protein MGAHSEDPHLCWASRLLGFSSLVLTLGAFSTVVNGSGTHGSQVDDSGNVVSVKGTQGSSVSFHVTRSPESLPGLKLETISWAIKNKSDYLLLLQVSSGEDVPKWVNFQDKLEKRVHVVNTTTLRIDNLTLEDSGQYWARVSLTGGRETNRYFHLTVYEPMPRPQILAETPSITPDWCNVTLECHAPGTREDVNVSWESKVLPRELEQRGVPGPAPNPWTLALKLPLSQPSPSITCVVSNPGDRKTATRDLGEVCAHGSHGPDGSAHLPAILGALVVVLLILGAGLFLLCSRRRKQSLEPGRGFGGTTSRTGDTAHDSLQ; this is encoded by the exons ATGGGAGCCCACTCAGAAGACCCCCACCTGTGCTGGGCCTCCCGGCTCCTGGGGTTCAGCAGCCTCGTCCTCA CCCTAGGCGCCTTCAGCACTGTGGTCAACGGTTCTGGAACCCATGGATCTCAAGTGGACGATTCTGGAAACGTGGTTTCTGTGAAGGGAACTCAAGGAAGTTCTGTGTCGTTTCATGTGACCCGAAGTCCAGAATCACTTCCAGGACTCAAGCTGGAGACGATTTCTTGGGCCATTAAAAACAAGTCCGACTACCTACTTCTCCTGCAAGTGTCTTCTGGGGAAGATGTTCCAAAATGGGTCAACTTCCAGGACAAGCTCGAGAAGAGGGTCCATGTGGTCAACACCACGACCCTGAGGATTGACAACCTGACCCTTGAGGACAGTGGGCAGTACTGGGCTCGAGTCTCCTTAACTGGAGGAAGAGAAACGAACCGGTATTTCCACCTCACTGTCTACG agcccaTGCCCCGCCCCCAGATCCTGGCCGAGACTCCATCCATCACACCAGACTGGTGCAATGTCACCCTGGAGTGCCATGCCCCGGGAACCAGAGAGGACGTGAATGTGTCCTGGGAGAGCAAGGTCCTCCCCAGGGAGCTGGAGCAGAGAGGGGTCCCAGGACCGGCCCCCAACCCCTGGACCCTGGCTCTGAAGCTGCCCCTgagccagcccagccccagcatcACCTGTGTGGTCAGCAACCCGGGGGACCGGAAAACTGCCACCCGGGACCTTGGGGAAGTCTGTGCCCACG GTTCACATGGGCCGGACGGGTCTGCCCACCTGCCAGCTATCCTGGGGGCTCTTGTGGTCGTGCTGCTGATCCTCGGAGCTGGACTGTTCCTTCTGTGCTCACGTAGGAGGaagcagagcttggagcctgggagaG GGTTCGGGGGAACCACATCTCGAACAGGAGACACCGCTCACGACAGTCTACAGTGA